CGGCTGCGCATACGCGGACCCACCTGCGCCGGAACCGGTTCGTACGGCAGCCATCTGATCTACACATACGACCTTCTTCGCGAGCCGGGGATGGGCCGCCGCAGGTGCCCGACCCGCCTCCGCGTATGCGCGCATACGTCCCGCAATGGGCCGAATCAGCCACCGTACGCAATCGTGCGCGCCGCCGGACGACTGAGGCCGGCCGCACAGCGCTCGCAGCGCCGTGCGGCCGGCCTCACAGCCCTCGGTCAGGCGGGTCTCAGCCCGCGTCGTCGTCGCCGGAGGGCCCCTCCGCGTCCTGCTGGCGCACGTGGAAGACCACCTCGCCGTCCTGGGCGGTGTCCGCGTCCAGGACCTTGTCGGCGAGCCGGCCGGCCGCCACCGGGTCCAGGTAGAGCCGGCCGCCGCGCACCTGGAAGACCTCGTCCTTCGGCCCCGGGCCGGCGGTCAGCGCGGCGTTCCAGCCCTCGACGGCGCGTTCGCCGCCACCGGTCGCCGTGCTGATCCGCAGCCCGGCGCTCTCCGGCAGCTCGGGCCGGTCGGTCAGGGCGTCGATCGTCTCGGCAGCGGCTTCGGTCAGAACCAACATCGCATTCTCGCTTTCGTCGTCCTCGTGGTTGGATCCCGCCCGGTCATTCGGGGCGGGCCGGCAGCGGCTCGACCAGCGTCAGCACGCCGAGGCCTTCGTGCGCCTGGACGCGGACGTCGCCGACGAGGGCGCGCAACAGCGCCCAGCCCGTCTCGTCCACCTGCGGCCAGCCCGCCGGGGTGGCCGCGCGGACGCTGACGTGCAACTCGTCGGGGAACAGGTCGTAGCTGATCTCCATGGTCTCCGGCAGCGGCCAGGTACCGAGTCCGGCGGGCTCGGGCGAGCCGGCCTCCAGGAAGCAGAGGCAGGCCTCGTTCACGGCCAGTCTCAGGTCCGTGACCCGGGTCAGCGGGAAGCCGAGCACGGCGGCGACGTGCATCGCGCAGGTACGCGCCAGCGCCAGATAATCCTTGTCCGCGAGCATGTTCAGCGTCACCATCCGCACCGGAGCCGTGCTCCGCGTGTCGGTGATTCCCGAGGTCGCCCGTACGCCG
This genomic window from Actinospica robiniae DSM 44927 contains:
- a CDS encoding ATP-binding protein, whose amino-acid sequence is MTDGVRATSGITDTRSTAPVRMVTLNMLADKDYLALARTCAMHVAAVLGFPLTRVTDLRLAVNEACLCFLEAGSPEPAGLGTWPLPETMEISYDLFPDELHVSVRAATPAGWPQVDETGWALLRALVGDVRVQAHEGLGVLTLVEPLPARPE